One genomic window of Azospirillum sp. TSH100 includes the following:
- a CDS encoding hemolysin III family protein produces MFDAGSFLAATLLPCVDRSGAPMPDAHQFPVYSAGERRADAAVHAIGVTSGVAGFIWLLSAGVFSGAVPIHTALALVIYGLGLVGMLTASAAYNLAPPGFGKAMLRRIDHAMIFVMIAGTYTPFTLGLGPGIGQGMVGQGIWLGAAVWGGAAFGATLKLRFPGRFNRLGLTLYLGLGWAVVTALEPLGSALSTPALWLLIVGGLVYTVGVVFHLMERMPYNNAVWHLMVLAAAGCHFAAVAVAFL; encoded by the coding sequence ATGTTCGACGCAGGCTCCTTTCTGGCAGCCACCCTCCTTCCCTGCGTCGACCGAAGCGGTGCGCCAATGCCGGACGCCCACCAGTTTCCCGTCTACAGCGCCGGTGAGCGGCGTGCCGATGCCGCCGTCCATGCGATCGGCGTCACCTCCGGGGTCGCCGGTTTCATCTGGCTGCTGAGTGCCGGTGTGTTTTCCGGTGCCGTACCGATCCATACGGCGCTGGCGCTGGTCATCTATGGTCTGGGGCTGGTGGGAATGCTGACGGCCTCGGCCGCCTACAACCTCGCCCCGCCCGGATTCGGCAAGGCGATGCTGCGGCGGATCGATCATGCCATGATCTTTGTGATGATCGCCGGCACCTACACGCCCTTCACCCTCGGGCTGGGCCCGGGAATAGGCCAGGGGATGGTCGGCCAAGGGATCTGGCTGGGCGCTGCCGTCTGGGGAGGAGCCGCCTTCGGCGCCACGCTGAAGCTGCGCTTCCCGGGACGGTTCAACCGGCTGGGGCTGACGCTCTATCTCGGGCTGGGCTGGGCGGTGGTCACGGCGCTGGAACCGCTGGGATCGGCACTGTCCACCCCCGCCCTATGGCTGCTGATCGTCGGCGGGCTGGTCTACACCGTCGGCGTCGTCTTTCACCTGATGGAGCGCATGCCCTACAACAACGCCGTCTGGCACCTGATGGTGCTGGCCGCCGCCGGCTGCCATTTCGCCGCCGTCGCCGTGGCGTTTCTTTGA